The following proteins come from a genomic window of Kitasatospora sp. NBC_01246:
- a CDS encoding substrate-binding domain-containing protein — protein sequence MFRPPSRAAAAAGLLLTLGLATACSTGQESVKSGDASVAPVSGKISITYLQKQGDQEYFVGEAAGAKAKAAELGVDLKVVNLGNDANKTISEVQSAVAQKTNGVIIVVPDPAVGPQVVQTARDAKVALLTSDDQICASGPDPAACSKDDLVSRIGFSGLQMGGEVGKRAGEEFKKAGWNPAETRVISAWKQDVTVCGDRVKGAKEAFAAAVPGVQNIDVATDNTPTGAQDKIAATVTANPGVKNWVLWGCNDENVQGGVTALQNAGVSADHVVGVGLGAYLACKDWSGGKPTGMKAALFINGKDVGALAVQTMYDKLKNSKDFPKEAFAPTTMVDATTWQSAGVTCS from the coding sequence ATGTTCCGTCCCCCCAGCCGCGCCGCCGCCGCAGCCGGCCTTCTCCTCACCCTGGGCCTGGCCACCGCCTGTTCGACCGGTCAGGAGTCCGTGAAGTCGGGCGACGCCTCGGTGGCGCCGGTCTCCGGGAAGATCTCGATCACCTACCTGCAGAAGCAGGGCGACCAGGAGTACTTCGTCGGGGAGGCGGCGGGCGCGAAGGCGAAGGCCGCGGAGCTGGGGGTCGACCTGAAGGTCGTCAACCTCGGCAACGACGCGAACAAGACCATCAGCGAGGTGCAGTCCGCGGTCGCGCAGAAGACCAACGGTGTGATCATCGTGGTGCCGGACCCGGCGGTGGGGCCGCAGGTCGTGCAGACCGCGCGGGATGCCAAGGTGGCGCTGCTGACCTCGGACGACCAGATCTGCGCCAGCGGGCCGGACCCGGCGGCGTGCTCGAAGGACGACCTGGTGTCGCGGATCGGGTTCTCCGGGCTGCAGATGGGCGGCGAGGTCGGCAAGCGGGCCGGTGAGGAGTTCAAGAAGGCCGGGTGGAACCCGGCGGAGACCCGGGTGATCTCGGCGTGGAAGCAGGACGTGACGGTCTGCGGTGACCGGGTGAAGGGCGCGAAGGAGGCGTTCGCGGCCGCGGTGCCGGGGGTGCAGAACATCGACGTGGCGACGGACAACACGCCGACGGGCGCGCAGGACAAGATCGCGGCGACGGTGACGGCCAACCCGGGTGTGAAGAACTGGGTGCTGTGGGGCTGCAACGACGAGAACGTGCAGGGCGGGGTGACGGCGCTGCAGAACGCGGGCGTCTCCGCGGACCACGTGGTCGGGGTGGGTCTGGGCGCGTACCTGGCGTGCAAGGACTGGAGCGGCGGCAAGCCGACCGGGATGAAGGCCGCGCTGTTCATCAACGGCAAGGACGTCGGCGCGCTGGCCGTGCAGACCATGTACGACAAGCTCAAGAACAGCAAGGACTTCCCGAAGGAGGCCTTCGCGCCCACCACCATGGTCGACGCCACGACCTGGCAGAGCGCCGGAGTCACCTGCAGCTGA
- a CDS encoding sugar ABC transporter ATP-binding protein has protein sequence MTTAHGPSSPGSRPPTGAAAVVAVTKRFGAVQALGGVTLDFPAGQVTALMGENGAGKSTLLKILTGDHQPTEGHVVLDGRPLALSSPTDARRAGIRIIPQEPEIIPHVSVAENVYAGSLPRKAGRRLDRAELRRRITADLSRLGFAGVLDPDLLGSQLTPAQRQLVEILRALTGDAKVIAFDEPTSSLSEHEVDALFALIRRLRDQGVAVIYVSHRMQEIFQLADRIAVLRDGALAGVQDAATTTEGELVRLMVGRDLSSMFSRQDVATDRVVLDVRNVTTDAVHDITLRVHAGEVLGLAGLIGAGRSELALALAGDLPIHSGTVTLDGERLPSGNPGAVIRAGLGLAPEERKAQALFLQRSIRDNTSLVVLERLRRLRFVRRGAERELAQDYTDRLRVRTPSIEHEVRKLSGGNQQKVVLARWLARKPKVLILDEPTRGIDVGAKAEIYQIIADLAQEGIAVLVISSELPEVLGLADRIVVMQNGRITGELDRAEASEEAILALAMADDLAGTASAGSTAPARPTAPTLPGAPR, from the coding sequence ATGACCACAGCGCACGGCCCGTCCAGTCCAGGGTCCCGGCCACCCACCGGAGCGGCCGCTGTCGTGGCAGTCACCAAGCGGTTCGGCGCCGTCCAGGCCCTCGGTGGCGTGACCCTCGACTTCCCGGCCGGTCAGGTGACCGCGTTGATGGGGGAGAACGGGGCGGGCAAGTCGACCCTGCTGAAGATCCTGACCGGTGACCACCAGCCGACCGAGGGCCACGTCGTCCTCGACGGCCGCCCGCTGGCCCTGTCCTCACCGACCGACGCCCGCCGCGCCGGGATCCGGATCATCCCCCAGGAACCCGAGATCATCCCGCACGTCTCGGTCGCCGAGAACGTCTACGCCGGCTCCCTGCCCCGCAAGGCCGGCCGCCGCCTGGACCGCGCCGAACTGCGCCGGCGCATCACCGCCGACCTGTCGCGCCTCGGCTTCGCCGGCGTCCTGGACCCCGACCTGCTCGGCTCCCAGCTGACCCCCGCCCAGCGCCAACTCGTCGAGATCCTGCGCGCCCTGACCGGCGACGCCAAGGTCATCGCCTTCGACGAACCCACCTCCTCGCTCTCCGAGCACGAGGTCGACGCCCTGTTCGCCCTCATCCGCCGCCTGCGCGACCAGGGCGTCGCCGTCATCTACGTCTCCCACCGCATGCAGGAGATCTTCCAACTCGCCGACCGCATCGCCGTCCTGCGCGACGGCGCCCTCGCCGGCGTCCAGGACGCCGCGACCACCACCGAGGGCGAACTCGTCCGCCTCATGGTCGGCCGCGACCTCAGCAGCATGTTCTCCCGCCAGGACGTCGCCACCGACCGCGTCGTCCTCGACGTCCGGAACGTCACCACCGACGCCGTCCACGACATCACCCTGCGCGTCCACGCCGGCGAAGTCCTCGGCCTCGCCGGCCTGATCGGCGCCGGACGCTCCGAACTCGCCCTCGCCCTCGCCGGCGACCTGCCCATCCACTCCGGCACCGTCACCCTCGACGGCGAGCGCCTGCCCTCCGGCAACCCCGGCGCCGTCATCCGCGCCGGCCTCGGCCTGGCCCCCGAGGAACGCAAGGCCCAGGCCCTGTTCCTGCAGCGCTCCATCCGCGACAACACCTCCCTCGTCGTCCTGGAACGCCTGCGCCGCCTGCGCTTCGTACGCCGCGGCGCCGAACGCGAACTCGCCCAGGACTACACCGACCGCCTGCGGGTGCGCACCCCCTCCATCGAGCACGAGGTCCGCAAACTCTCCGGCGGCAACCAGCAGAAGGTCGTCCTCGCCCGCTGGCTCGCCCGCAAGCCCAAGGTCCTCATCCTCGACGAACCCACCCGCGGCATCGACGTCGGCGCCAAGGCCGAGATCTACCAGATCATCGCCGACCTCGCCCAGGAAGGCATCGCCGTCCTGGTCATCTCCTCCGAACTCCCCGAAGTCCTCGGCCTCGCCGACCGGATCGTCGTCATGCAGAACGGCCGCATCACCGGCGAACTCGACCGGGCGGAGGCCTCCGAGGAGGCCATCCTCGCCCTCGCCATGGCCGACGACCTCGCCGGGACCGCCTCCGCCGGTTCGACCGCCCCGGCCCGCCCGACCGCCCCCACCCTCCCTGGAGCACCCCGATGA
- a CDS encoding ABC transporter permease, giving the protein MSTTTPSPAVKNRPAPAPAPAARRRPLLAAVGGQNLSLIGALVLVLALFGILNDNFLSITNMQVIAEAATITGLLAVVQTVVIICGGLDISVGSQVGIASVVSAMAFTSAGSNALAGIAAAIGIGIAVGILNGVIIVYGRVNPTIATLAGLAAYKGIAQLVSNGRAQGYVLNNDLFVFLGRGKIAGLPVMVWLLIVVATTVHLLLKYTDIGRNIYAIGGNDTAARLAGININKYLVSVYALIGIVAAVAGILLTARTGSGQPTSGSEGLELKAITAAALGGCALKGGKGGIGGTLLAVALLGCLENGLTVEGINSFWQNVAQGALLVAAVVIQQRRNGERAIGLPA; this is encoded by the coding sequence ATGAGCACGACCACCCCCTCCCCGGCGGTGAAGAACCGGCCCGCGCCCGCGCCCGCACCCGCCGCGCGCCGGAGGCCCCTGCTCGCCGCCGTCGGCGGTCAGAACCTGAGCCTGATCGGCGCCCTCGTCCTGGTGCTGGCCCTGTTCGGCATCCTGAACGACAACTTCCTCAGCATCACCAACATGCAGGTCATCGCCGAGGCCGCCACCATCACCGGCCTGCTCGCCGTCGTCCAGACCGTCGTCATCATCTGCGGCGGCCTCGACATCTCCGTCGGCTCCCAGGTCGGCATCGCCTCCGTCGTCTCCGCCATGGCCTTCACCTCCGCCGGCTCCAACGCCCTCGCCGGCATCGCCGCCGCCATCGGCATCGGCATCGCCGTCGGCATCCTCAACGGCGTCATCATCGTCTACGGCCGCGTCAACCCCACCATCGCCACCCTCGCCGGCCTCGCCGCCTACAAGGGCATCGCCCAACTCGTCTCCAACGGCCGCGCCCAGGGCTACGTCCTCAACAACGACCTCTTCGTCTTCCTCGGACGCGGCAAGATCGCCGGCCTGCCCGTCATGGTCTGGCTCCTCATCGTCGTCGCCACCACCGTCCACCTCCTCCTCAAGTACACCGACATCGGCCGCAACATCTACGCCATCGGCGGCAACGACACCGCCGCCCGCCTCGCCGGCATCAACATCAACAAATACCTCGTCTCCGTCTACGCCCTCATCGGCATCGTCGCCGCCGTCGCCGGCATCCTCCTCACCGCCCGCACCGGCTCCGGCCAGCCCACCTCCGGCAGCGAAGGCCTCGAACTCAAGGCCATCACCGCCGCCGCCCTCGGCGGCTGCGCCCTCAAGGGCGGCAAGGGCGGCATCGGCGGCACCCTCCTCGCCGTCGCCCTCCTCGGCTGCCTCGAGAACGGCCTCACCGTCGAAGGCATCAACTCCTTCTGGCAGAACGTCGCCCAAGGAGCCCTCCTCGTCGCCGCCGTCGTCATCCAACAGCGCCGCAACGGCGAACGCGCCATCGGCCTCCCCGCCTGA
- a CDS encoding LacI family DNA-binding transcriptional regulator yields the protein MDHSVTPGSTTRGKQRPPSQADVAALAGVSSQTVSRVANHRPNVEPETRDRVLSAMRMLGYQRNSAARALTLGRFHVLGVVTFDIAAQGNARTLAAISRAAQAAGYSVNVVCAEAQTEDAVQQAVRQLTDQAVDGLIVIEAQILDRRGFDISSGVPVVVADGDPERCFPSVDTDQAAGAIAATRHLLDLGHRTVWHIGGPQDSYAARRRAAAWHSTLKEAGAPVPPLALGDWTAASGYELGRELAARPEVTAVFAANDHMALGLSLALREAGRRVPEDVSVVGFDDVPESAYFAPPLTTVRQDFEEVGRQCVALLLDRIDPPGGQRAGTEPVSVTPHLLVRSSSTRPPAAGRA from the coding sequence ATGGACCACAGCGTGACGCCCGGCAGCACCACCCGCGGCAAGCAGCGCCCGCCGTCCCAGGCGGACGTCGCCGCGCTCGCGGGCGTCTCCTCCCAGACGGTGTCCCGCGTGGCCAACCACCGTCCCAACGTGGAGCCCGAGACGCGTGACCGGGTCCTGTCCGCCATGCGGATGCTGGGCTACCAGCGCAACAGTGCCGCCCGGGCCCTCACTCTCGGGCGCTTCCACGTCCTCGGTGTGGTCACCTTCGACATCGCCGCCCAGGGCAACGCCCGCACCCTGGCCGCCATCTCCCGCGCCGCCCAGGCGGCCGGGTACTCGGTGAACGTGGTCTGCGCCGAGGCCCAGACCGAGGACGCCGTGCAGCAGGCCGTCCGCCAGCTCACCGACCAGGCCGTGGACGGCCTGATCGTCATCGAGGCGCAGATCCTCGACCGGCGCGGCTTCGACATCTCCTCCGGCGTCCCGGTGGTCGTCGCCGACGGCGACCCCGAACGCTGCTTCCCCTCGGTGGACACCGACCAGGCCGCCGGCGCGATCGCAGCCACCCGCCACCTCCTCGACCTCGGCCACCGCACCGTCTGGCACATCGGCGGCCCGCAGGACTCCTACGCGGCGCGCCGGCGCGCCGCCGCCTGGCACAGCACGCTCAAGGAGGCCGGCGCCCCCGTCCCGCCCCTCGCCCTGGGCGACTGGACCGCCGCCTCCGGGTACGAGCTCGGCCGGGAGCTGGCCGCCCGCCCCGAGGTCACCGCCGTCTTCGCCGCCAACGACCACATGGCCCTGGGCCTGTCGCTGGCCCTGCGCGAGGCGGGCCGCCGGGTCCCGGAGGACGTCAGCGTGGTGGGATTCGACGACGTCCCGGAATCGGCGTACTTCGCGCCCCCGCTGACCACCGTCCGCCAGGACTTCGAGGAGGTCGGCCGCCAGTGCGTCGCCCTCCTCCTCGACCGGATCGACCCGCCGGGCGGACAGCGCGCCGGGACGGAGCCCGTCTCCGTCACACCTCACCTGCTCGTCCGGTCCAGCTCGACCCGCCCCCCGGCCGCCGGCCGGGCCTGA
- a CDS encoding RICIN domain-containing protein has translation MSPRKQPTDRAGRARTRRARTGLGAAVTAAAALAAGTLSAPPAFADEAAAHVTVRLDPGYQQQPFQGWGTSLAWFANVTGGWPEAERSQLADDLFGPDGLGFTVARYNIGGGDSPETTPYLRPGAAVPGYWNRPAAFGPPASGTAGWTEPADWWNPADPTHWNAAADANQQWWLKAAKTRGADTFEAFSNSAPYFMTRSGLVSGAANSWEDNLRPDQYDRFAAYLAGSLQRAQTATGVTFGALSPMNEPSTSYWGAGGRQEGSHWDVASQAHLVTALRGALDAAGVSTPVSAMDETRPDLFRSDWDSYAPAVRSTVGKLNTHTYETGGRTGARDIAKGAGKPLWMSEVDLGGTVPQSFTDMSPALDFAQHVTDDIRELEPSAWVMWQAVEDYANMTPAHENANWGLVQVDFTSTNPGAELIRKNKKYWAMANYSRFIRPGAQVITTDSANTLAALRPGGTGTVAVYTNPTGAPQSVTLDLAAFQSVSTTTPVERYTTDAGKNLQRDGDLRATAAKTLTTTVGPGSVTTFVIPGAIGTDAAVTAAAPAGQVRQLVNDNSGLALSAAASAQGGPVQHPANPADPAQQWKFTKVSGGSDNTAAYRLTNTANGKALTATATPGTLGFAAANSSAQQLWMLSTNGDGHGTLVNKATGDLLDVTGASTGDGAPVGVYRPTTGSNQSWNLRSTAPDSWKALQLRSSGKCADVPGAPGTAGAPAVQSTCNGATGQQWSLRASSPGYVNVVARGSGQCLDVTEASTADGAPLVQYTCNGGANQEWSVRSTGSGYLTLLARHSGKCLDISGASTAEGAPLVQTTCGGGRSQQIKLS, from the coding sequence GTGTCCCCGCGCAAGCAACCGACCGACCGCGCCGGCAGAGCCCGCACCCGCCGGGCCCGCACCGGCCTCGGCGCCGCCGTCACCGCCGCCGCGGCCCTGGCGGCCGGCACGCTGAGCGCCCCGCCGGCCTTCGCCGACGAAGCCGCCGCGCACGTCACCGTCCGGCTCGACCCCGGCTACCAGCAGCAGCCGTTCCAGGGCTGGGGAACCTCCCTCGCCTGGTTCGCCAACGTCACCGGCGGGTGGCCGGAGGCCGAACGCTCCCAGCTCGCCGACGACCTCTTCGGCCCGGACGGCCTCGGCTTCACCGTCGCCCGCTACAACATCGGCGGCGGCGACAGCCCCGAGACGACGCCCTACCTCCGCCCGGGCGCCGCCGTGCCGGGGTACTGGAACCGCCCCGCGGCGTTCGGCCCGCCGGCCTCCGGCACCGCCGGCTGGACCGAGCCCGCCGACTGGTGGAACCCGGCCGACCCCACGCACTGGAACGCCGCCGCCGACGCCAACCAGCAGTGGTGGCTCAAGGCCGCGAAGACCCGCGGCGCGGACACCTTCGAGGCCTTCTCCAACTCCGCGCCCTACTTCATGACCAGGAGCGGGCTGGTCTCCGGCGCGGCCAACAGCTGGGAGGACAACCTCCGCCCCGACCAGTACGACCGCTTCGCCGCCTACCTGGCCGGGTCCCTGCAGCGGGCCCAGACCGCCACCGGCGTGACCTTCGGTGCCCTCTCCCCGATGAACGAGCCGAGCACCTCCTACTGGGGCGCCGGCGGCAGGCAGGAGGGCTCCCACTGGGACGTCGCCTCGCAGGCCCACCTGGTCACCGCGCTGCGCGGCGCACTGGACGCGGCCGGCGTGAGCACCCCGGTCTCGGCGATGGACGAGACCAGGCCCGACCTGTTCCGCTCCGACTGGGACTCCTACGCACCGGCGGTGCGCTCGACCGTGGGCAAGCTCAACACCCACACGTACGAGACCGGCGGCCGCACCGGGGCGCGCGACATCGCCAAGGGCGCCGGCAAGCCGCTCTGGATGTCCGAGGTCGACCTCGGGGGCACCGTCCCGCAGAGCTTCACCGACATGTCGCCCGCCCTCGACTTCGCCCAGCACGTCACCGACGACATCCGGGAGCTGGAGCCGAGCGCCTGGGTGATGTGGCAGGCCGTCGAGGACTACGCCAACATGACGCCCGCCCACGAGAACGCCAACTGGGGCCTCGTCCAGGTGGACTTCACCTCCACGAACCCGGGCGCCGAGCTGATCCGCAAGAACAAGAAGTACTGGGCCATGGCCAACTACAGCCGCTTCATCCGGCCCGGGGCCCAGGTGATCACCACCGACTCCGCGAACACCCTCGCCGCCCTGCGCCCCGGCGGCACGGGCACGGTGGCGGTCTACACCAACCCCACCGGCGCGCCGCAGAGCGTCACCCTCGACCTGGCGGCCTTCCAGAGCGTCAGCACCACCACCCCCGTCGAGCGCTACACCACCGACGCCGGGAAGAACCTGCAGCGCGACGGCGACCTGCGGGCCACCGCCGCCAAGACGCTCACCACCACGGTGGGCCCGGGCTCGGTGACCACCTTCGTCATCCCCGGCGCCATCGGCACCGACGCCGCGGTGACCGCCGCCGCCCCCGCCGGGCAGGTGCGGCAGCTCGTCAACGACAACAGCGGCCTGGCGCTGTCCGCGGCCGCGAGCGCGCAGGGCGGCCCCGTCCAGCACCCCGCCAACCCGGCCGACCCGGCGCAGCAGTGGAAGTTCACCAAGGTCTCCGGCGGCTCCGACAACACGGCCGCCTACCGCCTGACCAACACGGCGAACGGCAAGGCCCTGACCGCCACCGCCACCCCGGGCACGCTCGGCTTCGCGGCGGCCAACTCGTCCGCGCAGCAGCTGTGGATGCTCTCCACCAACGGCGACGGCCACGGCACCCTGGTCAACAAGGCGACGGGCGACCTGCTCGACGTCACGGGCGCGTCCACGGGTGACGGGGCTCCGGTGGGGGTCTACCGGCCCACGACCGGGAGCAACCAGTCCTGGAACCTGCGCAGCACGGCACCCGACAGCTGGAAGGCGCTCCAGCTGCGGAGCAGCGGCAAGTGCGCCGACGTCCCCGGCGCCCCCGGCACGGCCGGCGCGCCCGCCGTACAGTCCACCTGCAACGGCGCCACCGGCCAGCAGTGGTCGCTGCGGGCGAGCAGCCCCGGCTACGTGAACGTGGTCGCGCGGGGCAGCGGGCAGTGCCTGGACGTCACCGAGGCCTCGACCGCCGACGGCGCCCCGCTGGTGCAGTACACCTGCAACGGCGGCGCCAACCAGGAGTGGTCGGTGCGCAGCACGGGCAGCGGCTACCTCACCCTGCTGGCGCGGCACAGCGGGAAGTGCCTGGACATCTCGGGGGCCTCGACCGCCGAGGGCGCCCCGCTGGTGCAGACCACCTGCGGCGGCGGCCGCAGTCAGCAGATCAAGCTGAGCTGA
- a CDS encoding RICIN domain-containing protein — MPRLRTILFGALLALLLPLFQGVGTAQAATVTITNGTQFADTAGNPVHAHGGGVIKVGKYYYWFGEDRNADNTFHYVSSYRSSDLRTWEFRGHVLSQSTDPELQYAVIERPKVMYNAATGQFVMWMHKENGADYGEARAAVAVSSTVDGSYTWRGSFRPLGEMSRDITTFVDDDGTGYMISAANENRDLHVYRLTADYTGIDAQVQSLWNGQSREAPAMFKRDGVYFLLSSHATGWAPNQQKYGTATSVTGSWSDLQDIGDSVTYSSQTAFVLPVQGSGGTGYLYMGDRWGNASGGTVNDSRYVWLPLTFPTATTMTMGYSPQITVNAATGVVAGMKATWESLTGRQSGKCVDVRDYSFARAGQLIQWGCGNGANQNFWIKNLGTGYAQIMARHSGQCLDIADASTADGALAVQNPCDGRPSQQWQVQKVTGATGYVRLIARHSGKCLDVTNQSTADGTALEQWTCGTGTNQQWKRTTV; from the coding sequence ATGCCGCGATTGAGAACGATCCTGTTCGGCGCCCTGCTGGCGCTGCTCCTCCCCCTCTTCCAGGGCGTCGGCACCGCCCAGGCGGCCACGGTGACGATCACCAACGGCACCCAGTTCGCCGACACCGCCGGGAACCCGGTGCACGCCCACGGCGGCGGCGTCATCAAGGTCGGCAAGTACTACTACTGGTTCGGCGAGGACCGCAACGCCGACAACACCTTCCACTACGTCTCCAGCTACCGCTCCAGCGACCTCCGGACCTGGGAGTTCCGCGGCCACGTGCTGAGCCAGTCCACCGACCCGGAGCTGCAGTACGCCGTGATCGAGCGGCCCAAGGTGATGTACAACGCCGCCACCGGCCAGTTCGTCATGTGGATGCACAAGGAGAACGGCGCGGACTACGGCGAGGCCCGGGCCGCGGTGGCCGTCTCCTCCACCGTCGACGGCAGCTACACCTGGCGCGGCAGCTTCCGGCCGCTGGGCGAGATGTCCCGTGACATCACCACCTTCGTGGACGACGACGGCACGGGGTACATGATCTCCGCCGCCAACGAGAACCGGGACCTGCACGTCTACCGGCTCACCGCCGACTACACCGGCATCGACGCCCAGGTGCAGAGCCTGTGGAACGGCCAGTCCCGCGAGGCGCCGGCGATGTTCAAGCGCGACGGCGTCTACTTCCTGCTCTCCTCCCACGCCACCGGCTGGGCGCCCAACCAGCAGAAGTACGGCACCGCCACCAGCGTCACCGGCTCCTGGAGCGACCTCCAGGACATCGGCGACTCCGTCACCTACTCCAGCCAGACCGCCTTCGTGCTGCCCGTCCAGGGCAGCGGCGGCACCGGCTACCTGTACATGGGCGACCGCTGGGGCAACGCCAGCGGCGGGACGGTCAACGACTCCCGGTACGTCTGGCTGCCGCTGACGTTCCCGACCGCCACCACCATGACCATGGGCTACTCCCCGCAGATCACCGTGAACGCCGCCACCGGCGTCGTCGCCGGCATGAAGGCCACCTGGGAGAGCCTGACGGGCCGCCAGAGCGGCAAGTGCGTCGACGTGCGGGACTACTCCTTCGCCCGGGCGGGCCAGCTCATCCAGTGGGGTTGCGGCAACGGCGCCAACCAGAACTTCTGGATCAAGAACCTCGGCACCGGCTACGCCCAGATCATGGCCCGACACAGCGGACAGTGCCTCGACATCGCCGACGCGTCCACCGCCGACGGCGCGCTCGCCGTCCAGAACCCCTGCGACGGCCGGCCGTCCCAGCAGTGGCAGGTCCAGAAGGTCACCGGTGCCACGGGCTACGTCCGCCTGATCGCCCGGCACAGCGGCAAGTGCCTGGACGTGACCAACCAGTCCACCGCCGACGGCACCGCGCTGGAGCAGTGGACCTGCGGCACCGGCACCAACCAGCAGTGGAAGCGCACCACCGTCTGA
- a CDS encoding DUF1349 domain-containing protein translates to MSLDDAFASPLRWVPAPAACSLAGHVLSVTAAPRTDVFTDPLTGEARRNAATALVDPPDGDWQFSARLRAGFRAPWDAGALIVRSDADHWAKLNFEQSPDGAPSVYSVVTRGRSDDAVAGPVEGDALWLRISRIAPAFAFHVSSDGRTWRLIRQFALDGPAPVRVGIEVQSPVGEGCRVDFDDIRLTPTRLAHLFDGR, encoded by the coding sequence ATGAGCCTCGACGACGCATTCGCCTCCCCCCTCCGCTGGGTGCCCGCCCCGGCCGCCTGCTCCCTGGCCGGCCACGTCCTGTCCGTCACCGCCGCCCCCCGAACCGACGTCTTCACCGACCCGCTCACCGGCGAGGCCAGGCGCAACGCCGCGACGGCGCTGGTCGACCCGCCGGACGGGGACTGGCAGTTCTCGGCCCGGCTCCGGGCCGGGTTCCGGGCCCCGTGGGACGCGGGCGCCCTCATCGTCCGGTCGGACGCCGACCACTGGGCGAAGCTCAACTTCGAGCAGTCACCGGACGGAGCACCGAGCGTCTACTCGGTGGTCACCCGCGGGCGCTCGGACGACGCGGTCGCGGGACCGGTCGAGGGCGACGCACTGTGGCTACGGATCAGCCGGATCGCGCCGGCGTTCGCCTTCCACGTCTCCTCCGACGGCCGTACCTGGCGTCTGATCAGGCAGTTCGCCCTGGACGGGCCGGCTCCCGTCCGGGTCGGCATCGAAGTCCAGTCGCCGGTCGGCGAGGGCTGCCGCGTCGACTTCGACGACATCCGCCTGACGCCCACCCGGCTGGCCCACCTGTTCGACGGCCGCTGA
- a CDS encoding DeoR/GlpR family DNA-binding transcription regulator translates to MLAPQRQALILEAVRRRGAMRVAELVEQLGVSDMTIRRDLDTLARRGTVQKVHGGAVAIGASSTDEPGFEAKSSLEEAAKAAIADAAAARVEPGNVVALSAGTTTFAVASRLLKVPQLTIVTNSLAIADLVWAAGRDAGASTPSLLLTGGSPTRSAALVGALAEQTIRSLHVDLLILGAHGVSERAGLTTPNLAEAQANRAMIGSARRTVVVADHTKWGVIGLSSFAELAEIDCFITDDPLPAQARGTLEEAVGELVVVSTATG, encoded by the coding sequence ATGCTGGCACCACAGCGTCAGGCACTGATCCTGGAGGCCGTGCGCCGTCGTGGCGCGATGCGGGTCGCCGAGCTGGTCGAACAGCTCGGGGTGTCGGACATGACCATCCGCCGCGACCTGGACACCCTGGCCCGCCGGGGAACGGTGCAGAAGGTGCACGGCGGCGCCGTGGCGATCGGCGCCTCCAGCACCGACGAGCCGGGCTTCGAGGCGAAGTCCTCGCTGGAGGAGGCCGCCAAGGCCGCCATCGCGGACGCCGCCGCCGCACGGGTGGAGCCCGGCAACGTCGTCGCGCTCTCCGCCGGCACCACGACCTTCGCGGTGGCGTCCAGGCTGCTCAAGGTGCCGCAGCTGACCATCGTCACCAACTCGCTCGCGATCGCCGACCTGGTGTGGGCGGCCGGCCGCGACGCCGGGGCGAGCACCCCCTCGCTGCTGCTGACCGGTGGATCGCCCACCCGCTCGGCCGCCCTGGTCGGCGCCCTGGCCGAGCAGACGATCCGCTCCCTCCACGTGGACCTGCTGATCCTGGGCGCGCACGGCGTCTCGGAACGGGCGGGCCTGACCACGCCCAACCTGGCCGAGGCGCAGGCCAACCGCGCCATGATCGGCTCCGCCCGCCGGACCGTGGTGGTCGCGGACCACACCAAGTGGGGGGTGATCGGTCTGAGCAGCTTCGCGGAACTCGCCGAGATCGACTGCTTCATCACCGACGACCCGCTGCCGGCGCAGGCCCGCGGCACGCTCGAAGAGGCGGTCGGCGAGCTCGTGGTGGTCTCCACCGCCACCGGCTGA
- a CDS encoding peptidylprolyl isomerase produces MADAKNAVIHTSHGAITVELFPNQAPKTVRNFVELAEGTREGATDPRTDEPISGPYYDGTPVHRIIDGFMIQAGDPTGTGRGGPGYTFGDERYPDLVFDKPYLLAMANSGPGTNGSQFFITLGPAAWLNFKHTIFGKVADAASEKVVAELGSVATDANDRPLEAVTIDRIEIKR; encoded by the coding sequence ATGGCCGACGCCAAGAACGCTGTGATCCACACCAGCCACGGTGCCATCACCGTGGAGCTGTTCCCGAACCAGGCGCCGAAGACGGTGCGCAACTTCGTGGAGCTCGCCGAAGGCACCCGGGAGGGGGCGACCGACCCGCGTACCGACGAGCCGATCAGCGGCCCGTACTACGACGGCACCCCCGTCCACCGGATCATCGACGGGTTCATGATCCAGGCGGGCGACCCGACCGGAACCGGTCGCGGCGGCCCCGGGTACACCTTCGGTGACGAGCGCTACCCGGACCTCGTCTTCGACAAGCCCTACCTGCTCGCCATGGCCAACTCCGGCCCCGGCACCAACGGCTCCCAGTTCTTCATCACCCTGGGCCCGGCCGCCTGGCTGAACTTCAAGCACACGATCTTCGGCAAGGTCGCGGACGCCGCCTCCGAGAAGGTCGTGGCCGAACTCGGCTCGGTGGCCACCGACGCGAACGACCGGCCGCTTGAGGCGGTCACCATCGACCGGATCGAGATCAAGCGCTGA